From the genome of Castor canadensis chromosome 4, mCasCan1.hap1v2, whole genome shotgun sequence, one region includes:
- the Map2 gene encoding microtubule-associated protein 2 isoform X10 — protein sequence MAEEEKPAALPGKEYGAAQSSDQVQGLSEGPLESSAEVQIVPEDSALAGAPHEKSVKEVTEVSPEVKTPSSAKEDLLTASKMEFHDQQELTPSTAEPSDMKEKESKMQSKPGEDLKHAALVSQPETTKTSPDKKDIQGTEVEKAPPALFGHTLGASLEEKPKTEPSLVIPGIGLSAEPPVPKEQKDWFIEMPMETKKDEWGLAAPMSPGPLTPMREKDVLEDIPRWEGKQFDSPMPSPFQGGSFTLPLDIMKNEIVTEVSPFAPVLLQPEDKKSLQETGSPVTTKESSKVEEPHEDKPDKMAEISASEAIILPKDAHGPAVEEYIMENILGEEKETTSQEKKETPIPSGQEPTLTEKEPQPKLEEKVTISDKEAAPKENEPPKQRDEEISVIQPSTELSSSKEEQKDQEYTTDMLKQDSFPASLEPAFTDSAMTSKTSEKVTTEPAVVSEKSASQELFEEKVAGKDKVEGVEAATSAEVEMPFYEDKSGMSKYFETSALKEETTKSIELGSDYYELSDTRESARESTDTVPSVHPNGDKEFQAGKESQPSAPVQEAGYSTLAQSYPSDLPEEPSSPQERMFTIDPKVYGEKRDLHSKNKDDLTLSRSLGLGGRSAIEQRSMSINLPMSCLDSIALGFNFGRGHDLSPLASDILTNTSGSMDEGDDYLPATTPAVDKAPCFPTESKEEEEKIEEDKATTTSQQSAQVETSCESPFLAKDYYKNGTVMAPDLPEMLDLAGTRSRLASVSADAEVARRKSVPSETMIEESSTGLAPVTDENHVIVKTDSQLEDLGYCVFNKYTVPLPSPVQDSENLSGESGSFYEGTDDKVRRDLATDLSLIEVKLAAAGRVKDEFSAEKEVSSPTPGDKSELGREFDQDRKANDKLDTVLEKSEEHADSKELAKETEEAGAEVEILGSGVTFDQASTKELTIAKETSPEKAEKGLSSVPEVAEVELSKKAEQGLDFASKKADEGQLDVKISDFGQMAAGLNVDVEKATELQLEATQELTPSSKAPQVADAFMGVEPGHVKESAKVNETEVKEKVAKPDLVHQEAVDKEESYESSGEHESLTMESLKPDEGKKETSPESSLIQDEIAIKLSVEIPCPPAVSEADSATDERTDVQMEFIQPPEEESKETPDVSVMPSDVPQPQLEAIVSEPAEAQSEEEEIEAQGDYDKLLFRSDTLQITDLGVPGGREEFVETCPGEHKGVIESVVTIEDDFITVVQTTTDDGESGSHSVRFAALEQLEVERPSPHDEEELEVEVAAEAQAEPKEGSPEAPASPEREEVAFSEYKTETCDDYKDETTIDDSIMDADSLWVDTQDDDRSIMTEQLETIPKEEKAEKEARRPSLEKHRKEKPFKTGRGRISTPERKIAKKEPSTVSRDEVRRKKAVYKKAELAKKTEVQAHSPSRKFILKPAIKYTRPTHLSCVKRKTTATGGESTQTPSAFKQAKDKVSDGVTKSPEKRSSLPRPSSILPPRRGVSGDREENSFSLNSSISSSARRTTRSEPIRRAGKSGTSTPTTPGSTAITPGTPPSYSSRTPGTPGTPSYPRTPHTPGTPKSAILVPSEKKVAIIRTPPKSPATPKQLRLINQPLPDLKNVKSKIGSTDNIKYQPKGGQVQIVTKKIDLSHVTSKCGSLKNIRHRPGGGRVKIESVKLDFKEKAQAKVGSLDNAHHVPGGGNVKIDSQKLNFREHAKARVDHGAEIITQSPGRSSVASPRRLSNVSSSGSINLLESPQLATLAEDVTAALAKQGL from the exons ATGGCTGAGGAAGAGAAACCTGCTGCTCTTCCTGGGAAAGAGTATGGGGCTGCTCAGTCCTCAGACCAAGTCCAGGGCCTCAGTGAGGGCCCTCTGGAGTCTAGTGCAGAGGTCCAGATAGTTCCTGAAGACAGTGCCCTGGCAGGGGCCCCACATGAGAAAAGTGTAAAAGAGGTCACGGAGGTGTCTCCAGAAGTAAAAACCCCTTCCTCTGCCAAGGAAG ATTTACTTACAGCCTCGAAGATGGAGTTTCATGATCAACAGGAATTGACTCCCTCGACAGCTGAGCCTTCAGACATGAAGGAAAAAGAGTCAAAGATGCAAAGTAAGCCTGGTGAAGATCTTAAACATGCTGCCTTAGTTTCTCAGCCAGAGACAACTAAAACCTCCCCTGATAAAAAAGACATCCAAggcacagaagtagaaaaagcaCCTCCTGCTCTGTTTGGGCACACTCTTGGTGCCAGCCTTGAAGAAAAACCGAAAACAGAACCCAGCCTAGTAATACCTGGCATTGGCCTTTCTGCAGAGCCTCCAGTCCCCAAAGAACAAAAAGACTGGTTCATTGAAATGCCGATGGAAACAAAAAAGGATGAGTGGGGTTTAGCTGCTCCAATGTCTCCTGGTCCCCTGACACCCATGAGGGAAAAAGATGTACTTGAGGATATCCCAAGGTGGGAAGGGAAACAATTTGATTCTCCCATGCCAAGTCCCTTTCAAGGCGGAAGCTTCACTCTTCCTTTAGACatcatgaagaatgaaatagtAACGGAAGTATCACCCTTTGCCCCTGTCCTCTTACaaccagaagacaaaaaatctcTGCAAGAAACTGGTAGTCCAGTTACTACCAAAGAGAGTTCTAAAGTTGAGGAGCCACACGAGGATAAACCTGACAAAATGGCAGAAATTTCAGCCTCCGAGGCAATTATCTTACCCAAAGATGCTCATGGTCCAGCTGTGGAAGAATACATCATGGAGAACATTttaggggaagaaaaggagaccACAAGTCAAGAGAAAAAAGAGACTCCCATCCCTAGTGGACAGGAACCGACACTTACTGAAAAGGAACCTCAGCCAAAGCTTGAAGAAAAAGTGACCATTTCTGATAAAGAAGCTGCACCAAAAGAGAATGAACCCCCAAAACAGAGAGATGAAGAAATAAGTGTGATTCAGCCCTCCACGGAGCTctcttcctcaaaagaagaacagaaagacCAAGAGTATACCACAGATATGTTAAAACAGGACTCCTTCCCTGCAAGTTTGGAGCCAGCTTTTACAGATTCAGCCATGACCTCCAAGACCTCGGAAAAAGTCACAACTGAGCCAGCTGTAGTAAGTGAAAAGAGTGCATCCCAGGAACTTTTTGAGGAGAAAGTTGCTGGCAAAGATAAGGTTGAAGGAGTTGAGGCTGCAACATCTGCTGAGGTTGAAATGCCATTTTATGAAGATAAGTCAGGAATGTCTAAGTACTTTGAAACATCTGCCTTGAAAGAAGAAACGACAAAAAGCATTGAGCTGGGCAGTGATTACTATGAACTGAGTGACACAAGAGAAAGTGCCCGTGAGTCCACTGATACCGTACCTTCCGTGCACCCAAATGGTGACAAGGAATTTCAAGCAGGAAAAGAATCCCAGCCCAGTGCTCCAGTACAAGAAGCAGGGTACAGCACTCTTGCTCAGAGTTACCCATCTGATTTACCCGAAGAACCCAGTTCTCCTCAAGAGAGGATGTTCACTATCGATCCAAAAGTATATGGGGAGAAAAGGGACCTCCACAGTAAGAATAAGGATGATCTGACACTTAGCAGAAGCTTAGGGCTTGGTGGTAGATCTGCAATAGAACAAAGAAGCATGTCAATCAATTTGCCCATGTCTTGCCTGGATTCCATAGCCCTTGGGTTTAACTTTGGCCGGGGCCATGATCTTTCTCCTCTGGCTTCTGATATTCTAACCAACACTAGTGGAAGTATGGATGAAGGGGATGATTACCTCCCAGCCACCACACCTGCAGTGGATAAAGCCCCTTGCTTCCCAACAGaaagcaaagaggaagaggaaaagatagAGGAAGACAAAGCTACTACTACTTCACAGCAAAGTGCTCAAGTTGAGACATCCTGTGAGTCACCCTTCCTAGCCAAAGATTATTACAAAAATGGTACGGTCATGGCCCCTGATCTGCCTGAAATGCTAGATCTCGCAGGCACTAGGTCCAGGTTAGCTTCTGTGAGTGCTGATGCTGAGGTTGCCAGGCGGAAATCGGTCCCATCAGAGACCATGATTGAGGAGAGCAGTACTGGCTTGGCACCTGTAACTGATGAAAACCACGTCATTGTGAAAACAGACAGTCAGCTCGAAGACCTGGGATACTGTGTGTTCAATAAATACACAGTCCCACTCCCATCACCTGTTCAAGACAGTGAGAACTTATCAGGAGAGAGTGGTTCCTTTTATGAAGGAACTGATGATAAAGTTCGAAGGGATTTGGCCACAGACCTGTCATTGATTGAAGTGAAACTGGCAGCTGCCGGAAGAGTCAAAGATGAGTTCAGTGCTGAGAAAGAAGTATCATCACCTACCCCTGGTGACAAATCTGAACTGGGTAGGGAGTTTGACCAggacagaaaagctaatgacaaGCTGGATACCGTCCTAGAGAAGAGTGAAGAGCATGCTGACTCAAAAGAACTTGCCAAGGAAACAGAAGAGGCTGGTGCTGAAGTCGAGATACTTGGATCAGGAGTAACCTTTGATCAAGCTTCCACCAAAGAACTGACAATAGCAAAAGAGACATCACCTGAGAAAGCCGAGAAAGGTCTTAGTTCAGTGCCAGAGGTAGCTGAGGTAGAACTATCCAAAAAGGCTGAACAAGGACTGGATTTTGCCTCAAAGAAAGCTGATGAGGGTCAGTTAGATGTTAAAATCAGTGACTTTGGACAGATGGCTGCAGGGCTGAATGTAGATGTGGAAAAGGCCACAGAGCTTCAACTCGAGGCTACACAGGAGCTGACCCCTTCATCCAAAGCACCTCAGGTGGCAGATGCATTCATGGGTGTTGAACCTGGCCACGTGAAAGAAAGTGCCAAAGTTAATGAGACAGAAGTCAAAGAGAAGGTGGCGAAGCCTGACTTGGTGCACCAGGAGGCTGTAGACAAAGAGGAGTCTTACGAGTCTAGCGGTGAGCATGAAAGCCTCACCATGGAGTCCTTGAAACCTGATGAAGGCAAGAAGGAAACATCTCCAGAGTCATCTCTAATTCAAGATGAAATCGCCATCAAATTGTCTGTGGAAATCCCTTGCCCACCTGCTGTTTCAGAGGCTGATTCAGCCACAGATGAGAGAACTGATGTCCAGATGGAATTTATTCAGCCACcagaggaagaaagcaaagagacCCCAGATGTATCTGTCATGCCCTCTGATGTTCCCCAGCCTCAGCTTGAAGCAATTGTGTCTGAACCAGCAGAAGCTCAGAGTGAGGAAGAAGAGATAGAAGCCCAGGGAGACTATGATAAACTGCTCTTCCGTTCAGACACCCTTCAGATTACCGACCTGGGTGTCCCAGGGGGCCGGGAGGAGTTTGTGGAGACCTGCCCAGGTGAACACAAAGGAGTGATTGAATCTGTGGTGACCATTGAGGATGATTTCATCACTGTAGTGCAAACCACAACTGATGACGGGGAGTCAGGATCTCACAGCGTCCGGTTCGCAGCCCTAGAGCAGCTCGAGGTGGAAAGACCATCCCCTCATGATGAAGAAGAACTTGAAGTAGAAGTGGCAGCCGAAGCCCAGGCAGAACCCAAGGAGGGCTCCCCAGAGGCTCCAGCTTCCCCTGAAAGAGAAGAGGTGGCCTTCTCTGAATATAAGACAGAAACCTGTGATGATTACAAAGACGAGACTACCATCGATGACTCCATCATGGATGCTGACAGCCTGTGGGTGGACACACAAG ATGATGATAGGAGCATCATGACAGAACAGTTAGAAACTATTCCTAAAGAGGAGAAAGCTGAAAAAGAAGCTCGGAGACCATCTCTCGAgaaacatagaaaagaaaagccTTTTAAAACCGGGAGAGGCAGAATTTCCACTCCTgaaagaaaaatagctaaaaaggAGCCTAGCACAGTCTCCAGGGATGAAGTGAGAAGGAAAAAAG CAGTTTATAAGAAGGCTGAACTTGCTAAAAAAACAGAAGTTCAGGCCCACTCTCCCTCcaggaaattcattttaaaacctGCTATCAAATATACTAGACCAACTCATCTCTCCTGTGTTAAGCGGAAAACGACAG CAACAGGAGGTGAATCAACTCAGACTCCCAGTGCTTTTAAACAGGCAAAGGACAAAGTCTCT GATGGAGTAACCAAGAGCCCAGAAAAGCGCTCTTCTCTCCCAAGACCTTCCTCCATTCTCCCTCCTCGCAGGGGTGTAtcaggagacagagaggagaaCTCCTTCTCCCTCAACAGTTCCATCTCCTCATCAGCTCGACGGACTACCA GGTCAGAGCCAATTCGCAGAGCAGGAAAAAGCGGCACCTCAACCCCCACTACTCCTGGATCCACTGCCATCACTCCTGGCACCCCACCAAGTTACTCTTCACGCACCCCAGGCACTCCTGGAACCCCCAGCTACCCCAGGACCCCTCACACACCAGGAACCCCCAAATCTGCCATCCTAGTGCCCAGTGAGAAGAAAGTCGCCATCATTCGTACTCCTCCAAAGTCTCCTGCTACTCCCAAGCAACTTCGTCTTATTAACCAACCACTGCCAGACCTGAAGAATGTCAAATCCAAAATTGGATCGACAGACAACATCAAATACCAGCCCAAAGGGGGACAG